Proteins from a single region of Macrotis lagotis isolate mMagLag1 chromosome 2, bilby.v1.9.chrom.fasta, whole genome shotgun sequence:
- the LOC141512059 gene encoding T-box transcription factor TBX21-like — translation MAPTKFRPAQDSKGVGSKLDLNHLQSSQFLARPKANIPCEDSDTCIAISGKLKVVLCNYSLWLMFYSEQTEMILNKQGRRMFPFLAYKIHGMNPAAHYRVFLEIVPVDQQHWRYQNGKWCQCEEKENNVPGNRLYIHPDSPNTGAYWMKKEISFKKLKITNNMKAINNGNKMILLQSLRKYQPRLGIEEVRDGEHETPDSSSFIHNFTFPETEFITVTAYQNTKVSQLKINFNPFARGFRESYYPEENVNNFLASRDSTAMTTTSLETDSGGYPQELGERSYQAKEGAPLNPRLLTQATQLLLGGVYDSTPSRSSSLLSLDMNGMEHGLPLFTSPSTVYHHPRQDPVVPQGNWCLASSSNSTENSGGWLQSVPPVPMDTVTRAEKEKHLEEKFWTHTLSSESNDSRLNKGGLKRSLSPDDLEDEMCPKWKCRKQSDR, via the exons ATGGCGCCTACCAAGTTCCGGCCAGCTCAGGACTCCAAGGGTGTTGGCTCGAAGCTGGACTTAAACCACCTCCAGAGCTCCCAGTTCTTGGCCAGGCCCAAGGCAAATATCCCCTGCGAAGACAGTGACACCTGTATCGCTATCTCAGGAAAACTGAAAGTGGTCCTCTGCAACTATTCCTTGTGGTTGATGTTTTACTCGGAGCAGACCGAAATGATTCTTAACAAGCAGGGCAG GCGGATGTTCCCCTTCCTGGCATACAAAATCCATGGAATGAACCCTGCTGCTCATTACCGGGTATTCCTGGAAATAGTGCCAGTTGATCAACAGCATTGGCGTTATCAGAATGGCAAATGGTGTCAGTGTGAAGAAAAGGAGAACAATGTGCCAG GAAATCGACTGTATATCCACCCAGACTCCCCCAATACAGGAGCCTACTGGATGAAGAAAGAGATCAGTTTCAAAAAACTCAAGATTACTAATAACATGAAAGCTATCAATAATGGAAACAAG ATGATCTTACTGCAGTCCCTCCGCAAATACCAACCAAGACTTGGTATTGAAGAGGTGAGGGATGGAGAACATGAAACACCAGATTCTTCCTCCTTCATCCATAATTTCACTTTTCCAGAAACAGAATTCATTACTGTAACTGCATATCAAAATACTAAG GTCTCCCAACTCAAAATTAATTTCAATCCCTTTGCCAGAGGCTTTAGAGAAAGCTACTAtcctgaagaaaatgtgaataa TTTCCTTGCATCAAGAGATTCCACTGCCATGACCACAACTTCCCTTGAAACAGATTCTGGTGGCTACCCACAGGAGCTAGGAGAGCGTTCTTACCAAGCCAAGGAGGGGGCACCACTAAATCCTAGGCTTTTGACCCAGGCTACTCAGCTACTCCTAGGTGGTGTTTATGACTCTACTCCCAGCAGAAGCAGCAGCCTCTTGTCCTTGGACATGAATGGCATGGAGCATGGCCTTCCACTCTTCACTTCTCCATCTACTGTCTACCACCACCCCAGACAAGATCCTGTGGTCCCTCAAGGGAACTGGTGCCTTGCTTCCTCATCTAATTCCACTGAGAACAGTGGGGGGTGGCTCCAGTCTGTACCCCCAGTGCCCATGGACACTGTCACTAGGGCTGAGAAAGAGAAGCATCTTGAAGAAAAATTCTGGACTCATACCCTGTCATCAGAGTCTAATGACTCCAGACTGAATAAAGGAGGCTTGAAAAGAAGTTTATCTCCTGATGATTTGGAGGATGAAATGTGCCCAAAATGGAAATGCAGAAAACAAAGTGACAGgtaa